The Pseudodesulfovibrio sp. zrk46 genome contains a region encoding:
- a CDS encoding tetratricopeptide repeat protein, with product MSKITAKEIREDIARSRAYAKKSDYLRTLASLANAMKGLLTSQIFGAEKFEIHAHLDEALRDLNKMKMIRKLFPAGLKYQKGKEKAFYQTLMRLHKKLESAMEKARVTKLRKRLAVLDDNMIKAASLVKADQQLEARKLFRKISEYFQDIEGIDSDIGNRLTTFGMFAEAVEYLTKAIEVQQNDVRAHNALIQCYEGMNEVDKAMAAVKDAMRYVGASENLYLRMAKLHLTKREWSEVYNNAKAALDKNPLNAEASKLMKQAEPRIFAKTGTAKTAKKADGGAKKAHDLSF from the coding sequence GCTTACGCCAAAAAGAGCGATTATCTGCGGACTCTCGCCAGCCTTGCCAACGCCATGAAAGGGCTCCTCACGAGCCAGATTTTCGGTGCGGAAAAATTCGAGATTCATGCCCATCTTGATGAGGCCCTGCGCGACCTCAACAAGATGAAGATGATCCGGAAGCTTTTCCCTGCCGGGCTGAAGTATCAGAAAGGCAAGGAAAAGGCCTTTTACCAGACCCTGATGCGGCTTCACAAGAAGCTGGAATCCGCAATGGAGAAGGCCCGGGTTACAAAACTCCGCAAGCGTCTGGCCGTGCTCGACGACAACATGATCAAGGCCGCCAGTCTGGTCAAAGCCGATCAGCAGTTGGAAGCCCGCAAGCTGTTCCGCAAGATTTCAGAATATTTCCAGGATATCGAAGGCATTGATTCCGACATCGGCAATCGACTCACCACCTTCGGCATGTTTGCCGAGGCCGTCGAATATCTCACCAAGGCCATTGAGGTGCAGCAGAACGATGTCCGCGCCCACAACGCCCTCATCCAGTGCTACGAGGGAATGAACGAGGTGGACAAAGCCATGGCCGCCGTCAAGGATGCAATGCGTTACGTCGGTGCCAGCGAGAACCTTTACCTGCGCATGGCCAAGCTTCACCTCACCAAGCGCGAATGGAGTGAGGTATACAACAATGCCAAGGCCGCGTTGGACAAGAACCCGCTCAACGCCGAGGCCTCCAAGCTCATGAAGCAGGCCGAGCCGCGCATTTTTGCCAAGACCGGAACAGCCAAAACAGCAAAGAAAGCCGATGGCGGTGCGAAGAAGGCCCACGATTTGAGTTTTTAA